tttctaaaataaatatttaactttattcaaaatttttaatactaaaataaataaaaaattattaaacctttaAACCGAGATCGAGTCAATTGAACCAGTTGAACTATGAACCGAAAGGTTTTTCCATTCATTCTCctgtccgagtttaaaaacattggatCTAACAACTTCTACTaaggaataaagaaaaggaTGCAACTTTACCGAGTTATTGCAACGTCCCAAACAATACAAGCCAAGTAAAGCAAGGCTAACACGAAGACTGGTGCTACTACTTAGACACGATGGGCAAAGGTTAATAGGCTGTAAGGCGATAAACTTACCTATCTGCAGCAAACACAGGGAAGTCCAAGTTCTCCAGCTCCTGAACCCTCCTTCATCACTTCATTCTTCCCCTTTCCTGCTAGTTAGCTGGTTTTCCCTTCACCCACCCGCAAAATTTGAAGTGTCCTACCCTTTTAGCTGCTTGTTCAGCTTCAGTATTACTCCTCCGATGTTTCTCTGACATTCTGGTATCAATTTTCTACTCAGCACATTGTAGTAAATGGTGTTCTTGCACATTAAATGCAGAGATTGCTCCGAGTTAATGCTATGATTTTTGGTCTGTTGTCATTGGTTtggaattttgaatttttggcaaattttggcGGAATGAACTCTCACCAAGGAGAGATGACCCCTTTTTCAAGAGAGAGAAAACCTCTACCTACGAGAAAGGAAgttgtctcttttttttttttttttttttttccgttttaACAACCAATAACCAACTTGCCTAACTTTTAGTTGATACAATTACCGCTACGCCCAAGTCCCAACTCGCTCTAATAACAAAAACGATTAGGGAGAATTGGTAGTTTTGGTTTTGGCGGACATTTCCATGCTGAcagtttcttcttctttcttcttggctggCTGCCTCTGGTGCTGAAGCTTCAGCTCGCTCTGGTCTTTCTTCAACCTCCATAGTCCTAATCTACACAGGCAAGACAATTACTCCTCAATCTATGAACTAAGTATGGGTTTTACTCTTTATGCTTTTTCCAATTCTTAAGCTTCCCACTGCAGAATATGATGATTGTCACCAAAACGATTAGATTCTGATTATTCTTGGCAATTATAGCCTTGATTTTGCTCTTCACATTTTCCATCACTGGTTCAGATTGTTAGTTTAAAGATTGAGATGGATATGTGGGTTGGGGTGGATCAGATACGTAGTCGGACTAAACTTTCCTATCCAGTGATAGAGCCCACGATATTGTTTGGAGAAAAGGAGAGTTTTTGGCTGTCTAATCAGAAAATATGTTATAACAGAAGCTCGTTTTCTCAGAAGATTAGATGTAGTTTTACAGAACAGGGATTGAAACCACGTCCAAAACTTCATAATCCTGTTCCTAAACCTATGAAAAATAAGCAGAGTTGGGGGAATGAACATGCTGAAGTGATGGTGGATGGAAGTTTCAGCTCTGGAATTTGTGGGAAGATAGAGAAATTGGTTTTGCAGGGGAAGTACCATGAAGCTCTTGAATTGTTTGAGATCTTAGAATGCAAATCCATTGAGGATAATCTACTGAATAGCAGTACTTATGATGCTATGGTGCGCGCTTGTATTGGCTTGAAATCTGTTAGGGGAGTCAAACGGGTGTTAAATTGTATGGTTAGCTGTGGGTTTAAGCCAGATCAGTACTTGAGCAACAGGTTGTTGCTGATGCATGTGAAATGTGGTATGATGATAGATGCCCGGAAGTTATTCGATGACATGCCTGAAAGAAACCTGGTTTCATGGAATATGATAATTGGGGGGCTTGTGGACTCTGGGGACTATCTTGAGGCATTTCGGTTGTTCTTCATGATGTGGGAGGAGTTTCCTGATGCAGGGTCGCGCACATTTGCAATGATGATTCGAGCATCTGCTGGTTTGCAGTTAATCTCTCCAGGAAGACAATTACACTCTTTGGCTTTAAAGATGGATGCTACAGATGATATTTATGTGTCTTGTGCTTTGATTGACATGTATAGCAAATGTGGTAACATTGCAAATGCGAGGTGTATTTTTGATGAAATGCCAGAGAAAACTACAGTAGGGTGGAACAGTATTATGGCAGGCTATGCATTACATGGTTATAGCGAGGAAGTTATGAACATGTATTATGAAATGCAAGGTTCGGGTGTAAAGATGGACCATTTCACATTTTCAATCATTATAAGAGCATGTACGAGGTTGGCTTCGCTAGAGCATGCCAAACAAGCTCATGCAGGCCTAGTTCGTCATGGTTTTGGGTTGGACATTGTTGCTAATACTGCGCTTATGGACTTCTATAGCAAATGGGGCCGATTAGAGGATGCAAGAAATGTTTTTGAGAAAATGCCCCGAAAGAACGTTATTTCTTGGAATGCGCTGATAGCTGGATATGGTAATCATGGTCGAGGAATTGAGGCTGTTGAGCTATTTGAGCGAATGATTTCTGAAGGGTTTGTTCCTAATCATGTGACATTTCTTGCTGTTTTATCCGCTTGTAGTTATTCAGGGTTATCAGACcatggctggaaaatatttGAGTCAATGAGTAAAGTTTACAAAATAAAGCCTCGAGCAATGCACTACGCGTGTATGATTGAGTTGCTAGGTCAAGAAGGACTTCTGGATGAAGCTTTTTCATTAATAAGAGATGCTCCATTTGAGCCAACCTTGAATATGTGGGCTGCCTTGCTTACTGCCTGTAGGGTCCATAAAAATCTTGTGCTTGGGAAATTTGCTGCCGAGAAACTTTATGGGATGGAGCCAGAAAAGCTGAGTAATTACATAGTTCTCTTGAATATCTACAATAACTCTGGAAAGTTGCAGGAAGCAGCTGGCGTTGTACAAACTTTGAAGAAAAAGGGTCTGAGAATGTTTCCTGCATGCACTTGGATAGACATCAAAAAGCAACCCTATGTTTTCTTCTCTGGAGATAAGTGGCACCCCCAAACCAATGAAATCTATGCAAAATTAGACAAAATGATGCAAGAGATCTCTGAACATGGCTATGTTCTCGAAAGCAAGTCGTTTCTTGCTGATGTGGACAATCATGAAGAAGAATTACGACTTCATCATAGTGAAAGGTTGGCAATTTCCTTTGGTCTAATCAACACAGTTGATTTGACACCATTGCATCTTGTCCAGAGCCATAGGATCTGTTGTGATTGTCATAATGCAATCAAATTGATGAGTTTGGTTACAAAGCGAGAAATTGTCATCAGGGATGGCAGCAGATTTCATCGATTTAAAAGTGGGACTTGTTCCTGTGGTGATTACTGGTGATGTGATATGTGGATACAAAAACAGTTTAACCTTCTTGTCCTGAGCCGTTGGATCATCATGATGTAATTGATGAGTTTGGTTGCAAGGCAAGAAATTGTAGTGGAGGGATGCCAGCAGATTTCGTAGATTAAAAAATGGGACTTTTTCCTGTGGTGTGATTACTGGTGATGCAAGAATTTTTCTACCTCCAACATTCTATGTTCCCTTTTTCGTCCTCATTTTTCTACACCTTCTGACAAAACAAAGTGTTGCTTCTTACAATATAAACTGTAAGTTAGAATTACAGTAATTTTTGTGCTTGTTTTTGGTTGTATGTTCCAGAGAATAATAATAAGAGAGAGTTTTGATTACAAAATCTTTCTTTGAGTCTGCTATTAGAATTTAGAGAAACATGGAACTTCAGAGCTTCTTTTATGCTCCTTAACGTGTAAATTATGAGTTTGCTTCCTTTCCTGTAAATTCTTTTCTGTTCTAATTAGTTGGTaagaaaggagaaagaaatCCTGAATTTGAACTATTCTATCTTTGACATGAGTTTTAcgaaatttcaattttgattgCTTGAATTCATTTTATTCAATATTCCTCAGTTGGATGGTTAGGCATAGTGCATCCTCAATTATTGGCAGAACCACTCTTCCTTTTCTATATTATATTAGGATCATGAATTGCTATTTTCCGATAATACTGAGAAGTTTCCAAGTGAGCTAATTTTAGATATATATGTTGTGTACAAAGAGTAAAGGCATGTTATTTGTGATGTATAGGCATTATACTTTAGAAGCAGTGGCGGGGAATGATATATTAAGGTCAGAATACTCCTCCATGCTTGTATCCTCTGTGTTTTGCAAAATTCCCCTCTACCCTGCATAGCCCCTTAACACTATCCTATTCAAAGGGGAAGAACAATTCCATAGAATTAAGAAGCAAATAGAGTAAGATATTTAACCATGTTTATGCTAATCTCATTATTCTATGTAACAATCTTAATTTGTGCTAGCCCCCACTGGCTATGGAACTGCAAATGCAGGTGCCTACAATATACTTGCAGTTCATCTTGTTCTGTTACTGAAAAAATAGATAGAACTTTGTTTTCTTAAATGGTTTCCTGTGTTTGGATGATATCTTAACCCTGTTTCGTACATGATTATGAGCGACTACCATTTGAATAGCAACCAATTCAGTGTATGCATTTTTGTTCAGATGGAATATTGCTGGTTATGTTTCCATAGTAAACATGGTTTAACACTAGTTTGTTGGTTTCCTGAGTTGTGCTTGAGATAGGAGTAGACCAATACCTTTTGCTGATTTCTTATTCTTCTTCTCATGATTTTTTGGATTTTccctttttatcttttctttttcttggggTAGGGGGGGGGGGAGTGGGTGGACTGGAGAAAGGTGCCAAGGCTGGAACCAGATGCTATTAACATTTCTATTATTAGTTATTCTTTTGTGTGCATCTAGGTTATTTGCTTCCGCATTAAATCTGTCTGCTAGCAGAAAATTGTTGTTATAAAAATTTGTTTAACTCTCCCAAGCATTTTCTAGGAATATTTGCCTAGTAGATCTTTATGTGCGGTTGCACACCAAGCAGGGCTGATATATGAAGTGACTTAAACTGGATTGCAAGGGTGATGCAAAGAGCAGTAGAGGTCCTCAATCTCTGGCTTAGGGGTTACAAAAACTGGCGGAGAAGTAATCCGAAAACCAAGAGAGCTTTGTTGACTTGAATAAAGATGGAAAGAAGAAAGATTACAGAAGAAATGGAAAGTGCAGATTTAACAAATCAAAAGTCTTCCGCTACTGGTGCCCAGCTTCACCTTTTTATAAGTGAGCTAAGGTGGTGAGCTTATAGTCGGCTAACAAACTTATGACATCTGCTGATGTCATAAGAATCTTACAAATCATTACTAACTAACTGTAACAAATTCCCGTAACTAACTATAACAAATTCCAGCTGCGGCCCTCCATGCAAACCCCATGCACACCCACATGCAACCCATGCACGCACATGCAGCCCATACACCTACGTAACCCAGTTCACGTGTATCAAAGGGACCTTTAATTACTTTCAGCTGTTAGACCTACAAACTTAATACACAAAAATGTGAATTGGTATGGGTTGTAGGCTTTTCAACATAAATAGGAGAAGCATGAAAGGAATTCAACCACAATCTTTCGTTGTCAGCCAAGCATGTGCAGTGCTCATGGCTCCCCTTTTTTTGCTCATTTGTCAATGCTGATGATTATTAATGCATTCAATACCATTTGGCTTTCTCCCAATAGTAAAGTAAGTATCCTCTGtacttcttctttgtttttttttccccgcattttccttcttttgtttttattccCCTTTCTCATCTGCACTATGTTAATGTAGTCTTGTTTGCTGGACAATCTTTACTGGCTGATAATGCCTTTTTTTGTCTATCTATTATTAGTAATAGTATGTATATTATTTGATTTTGTTCGTTCAGGTGTAGGGATACTAGtgataacctttttttttttcccttttgcagTGCAATTTTTGTATGAACAGCTGGGTTAGAAATTAGTGGACTGAGTGTCTTTGCCATGTCATTAATCTATTACCTTGTGCCCCCTTCTTTTATTCTTTCTCTCATTTCTTTGTGCAACCTCCATGAACTGTGGGTTTTCTCTGTGTTTACAATCATTCTCTGTTCAGTAATTTTCCTCAGTGCCTTATTTAGTTCCTCATGCTATTTCCCAGTTATGTCTTTCATTTTATTATGGCCAGAAATTTGTTTTCTGATTTTGCATCTGTTTGTCTGCGTCTGTTTGAGTTGGCCTGCAGGTGATTTTCCGCTTGCGAGACTAAACTGCTTTATGCAGTGGATCTTCTTTTTTGTTGCGAGGTTTGAAATCAATCTTTGGGTCTTTGGTTTTACCTCTATTCTCGATTTGGtttattcttgattttatgATGGTTTATCTATGGTTTTGTAAGACAGAAATGATGGCTATtctgttctttcttttttattctaTATGTTTCTGGGTCTGTGTTATTTTCagcctttatttttttttttttagctttcttTTCCTACTATTTTTTAGTTTGAATGGTTCCTGCTTTTGCGTTGCTTTGTCTATGGTTTTGTATGATATGTCTTCCTTTGCTTCTCTCCCTGTTTTGCTAATTCTAATGTTTTTCCCTCCCTGCATATGGTTCTGAGTTTGCATTTTTCTGAGGCTTTTTTTTTGCCTCTCTTTGCctctccttttttcttcttcttttctataTGGAGTTCAAGTCTTGTGATTTTTTTAGAGTTTTATTTGGAATTATTGTAGTGACAGTAAGCTTTCTACAAGAGatctttctttgtttctctTCCTATGATGCTTAttcagatttttttctttttgcctttATGAGTTTGTGTTTTTGTAACTTGCTTCTATTTTGTTATGTGTTTCTGAGAGTATGTTCTTTTGagcctttatttttttttttcaagcttTGTTTTCTCCTGTTTTTGGTTTGGCTATTGGTGTATTTTCCCTTCCTGCATATGCTTCTAAGCTTGCGTTCTtctgactctctctctctctctgcatCTCCCTGtgttcctttttatttttcttcttttctggGTGGTTTGCTTATTTTTTTCCTGAGATTTTAGTATCCTGACTTTTCAAAATTCATCTGAAATTAATGTTGTGATCATAAGTCTTGTACAGGagatttttctttgtttctcttcCTATGATACCTATTCAGATGTTTAAGCATTGTTCTCCTTTGGCtgatttttcccttttgtttgtTTGAACTTGTGGTTTTTATAAATTGAGAAGCATAACTTTTGATATTGTTGGTTCTGTTTCTCGATGTTTTGAAGTCACATGGTTGGGGTTTGTCGAAGGGAAGTTGCGTGTGCCTAAGGTTCATAGCTATGCGTCTGGATGGACATTGCAGGTTCAATTGATTGAGATGACACATGTTGAGAAGACCTCTGGTGGCGAGTCACCAAAGAAATTCCGGTGATttgtttttgatgattttcagGTATGGTATGATCCTTGTGTCtttgttttccctttctttgTATCTTTCTGTCTTCATAGGTTGTAGCTTATATTTTGCAGGTTGTTAAAGTTTCTGCACTTGCAAATGCTGACAATATTGCTCATTTTGATGGCTTGCTTGTGTCCTTTAAGAAGTACTGCATCTCAAAGTCTATGGTTTATGAAATACCAGATTCTCCTGATGGTGAGACACATCATTTTTTTGGGTTCTAACTGACAAGACTGTTATCCAGGAAGTTAAACAGGCTGAAACTCCAAATCTACCATACTATTTTGATCTGAGATCATGCAATACCTTTCACTTTGTTGCTAATACAGACAATTTCTTATGTAAAATTCTTGTGGATTTGtgccttttttcccttttatttaatTTGCTGAGAGCCTGTGATTTACCTTGTTTGGTTTTGCTGCCCAAAGACGTCATTGGATTTGTCCTCTGTGCCTTGCCTCCAAGAGAGGTTTATCGTGCAGGAGGTCCAACAGTTGTAAGAGACTACATCATTGTCGACTATGAGCATGTTGAATGTGTGTCTTGCTTGAGTTGCTTGATTAAGTTCTGATATGTTTCTCTAATTGTCATACTTGATTGTGTTTTCATCTAATTAAAGTTCAATTCCTTTTCTGTTTGCTTCTCCTGGTTGATGTTCATCTTCTGCTACATTACGAGAAAAAAactcataatttttttttttttaaaaaaaaaacccggtAAGATTGGATGATAGCAGAGAAAATTATTTGTGCCTGATTTGATTGAGATTTCATGATATAAGGATTGGTTCTCTGTAGTTTAATAATTTTCTGCAGTAATTGCAACTACAAGGTGAAATGGAAACTGGAGAGTACGGTGAGGCGCACATGAAACCTTCAGTGATTAAACCCTTGGCATTCTGATCTGTAAAATGCTAATATCATTATAATTAAACTATGTCCTTGTTTCTGTCACTTAATCAAACAGATGGATAGCGTGGCAGAGGATGATAGGAATCGAATTGGGTGGGTTTCAGGCGAAGACACTGAGGGCGAGGGCAACACCATTGTTGGCTTTGAACAAATGATGATGGAGATTGCTCACATTCATTAGAAGATTAATCGCTTTACTCAGCTGGTAGTTTTGCTCTACCCTGTCTTTTCGTGAAAAGATCAGTTGAGGGGAAAAGTGAAATGTGGAGagtccaaaatttcaaaagaaccagaaaaatatattaaGGAAAACAGTCCTATTTGCTTAGGCATGGTGTAATTCTAGAAGTAAAAGTTTGAAAGATCACCTTCCTTGATTGCAAGTAATTATGGTGGGCCTGGTTTCAGTTTGTCTGAATATAAATTCTGTGCTGGATTTCATTTTTACCTGATGAAGGTGTCTGAGCTGCTGGAATCAGGGAAGTTAATGCTGAAGGATCTTAGTCATGAATTTGAAGAAAGATTAATTGTGTGCGTCATTGGAAAAGTAGGTATTAGGTTTTCAAGATCAGGTTGgtgtaatttttatttttatttatttgtttttggcTGAAGCATGTATGTCTACAGAATCCACAAGGAACATATATGGATAAGTGGGAGGAGGAGATTCAGGAACTATGGTTGCTTGGTGCCTCAAATAAGGAGACCATTGCTGTTTAGCACAATGCTAGATGTCTACTTCACAATTTTCCTGGTCAATCTTGAAGGTAAACTCTGGCATCATTTTATCTGCAGAGAGGGGCACATTAATTGGCTGAAATTAATAGCTTATTGCTAACATTGGCATCTTTTGAGCTGCAAAATTACAATTGAGACCTTAAAAAATGTTTGAGGTTGTTGGCTGCAACATAATGGTTTTGGTATCAACATACAGAAGAATGTTAATTTGGCACTGTTTCTTCTtgtcatttttctctttttaacagATACAGCTGATATCAAAATTGAATGATGTATTCTGACTTGTGGAACTGATGCATCTACAGAGGGTGAAAGTTTTGTAAATTAGCTTTGTTGTTTTCTGATACTCGTGAATAGCTCTTGTCTTCTGTTTTGGGGTTTTAATCTAGAGTTGAAGAGTGTTACGTTCAGTTTTTAGACAGCAGAATCTAGATTCATTATGAGGCTTCATATTTGATTTGATCAATGTACGTGGCAATGCTAATTATGTCCCAATTTTGCTTCAATCATTTGCTAAGGTATTAAACATCTACTCTGAGGTTCCAAAATCTTTTCACATGCTAATCAGAACATTTGTCCTTGATGCTTCTTGTCACTGAAAAGATACAGAACTTTTGTTAATTTAGTTATTGTATTTTTACTTTTGCACGAGTTCATTTTTTTCCATATCTTTTAGATGGAAATTGAAGAAAGTTTAACCTGTATACTGCAGCTAGGTGGCATCAACAGGCACCCTTAGTATCAGTTTCATTTAGTTTTTGAGCATTAGGATGCTGGTTTCATCATTCTATGTGGCAGGTTGGGGACATTGGTTCTGCATTTACGGGGTTTGGTTATAGAGATATGAGGTTGTATGTAAAACCATTGAGAACAGCTTTTGATCGGCCTTGGCACCACTGAAATCAAGCTGATAGAGTTGACAGCTTGCAGCCTGTGCTCCAGTTTCACTTTTTACTCTGAATTCCAGTAAATAAAGGTCATGAATTTTGTATCTAAGAGGTCTAATAGGTTTGTGGCATTCTTCATTCTCAGTGCTTTGAGCATTTACTTGCAATTAGTGATCAAGTGCTCTATATAATGGTATTGAAAGATTGGAAGACAGCACTATTGTTGCATTTGTCTCCTTATTGATTATGTTGAATTGATGCTAAGCTGTGTGCTAGTTTTTTACCACTTATAAGAGGAGATTGCTGTCCTCTGCCTAGGCTTACTGGTAGGAGATATTTTGATAAGGCCAgctgaaaactaagaaaaagggagagaaaatacttttcttcaaacctttggactacacaatatacatatatatatacacaagtgtaactacctaattaatatatgatactataatcatatgatacctaattaatacatgatactataatcatatgatacctaattaatacatgatactataatcacATTTTTTCTAATATTTACACATATCttcaacactccccctcaagttggagcataGATGTTGCTCATGCCCAGCTTGTTACAAAGGTAATCAACTCGAACCCCATGT
This portion of the Coffea eugenioides isolate CCC68of chromosome 11, Ceug_1.0, whole genome shotgun sequence genome encodes:
- the LOC113751392 gene encoding pentatricopeptide repeat-containing protein At5g50390, chloroplastic-like; the protein is MDMWVGVDQIRSRTKLSYPVIEPTILFGEKESFWLSNQKICYNRSSFSQKIRCSFTEQGLKPRPKLHNPVPKPMKNKQSWGNEHAEVMVDGSFSSGICGKIEKLVLQGKYHEALELFEILECKSIEDNLLNSSTYDAMVRACIGLKSVRGVKRVLNCMVSCGFKPDQYLSNRLLLMHVKCGMMIDARKLFDDMPERNLVSWNMIIGGLVDSGDYLEAFRLFFMMWEEFPDAGSRTFAMMIRASAGLQLISPGRQLHSLALKMDATDDIYVSCALIDMYSKCGNIANARCIFDEMPEKTTVGWNSIMAGYALHGYSEEVMNMYYEMQGSGVKMDHFTFSIIIRACTRLASLEHAKQAHAGLVRHGFGLDIVANTALMDFYSKWGRLEDARNVFEKMPRKNVISWNALIAGYGNHGRGIEAVELFERMISEGFVPNHVTFLAVLSACSYSGLSDHGWKIFESMSKVYKIKPRAMHYACMIELLGQEGLLDEAFSLIRDAPFEPTLNMWAALLTACRVHKNLVLGKFAAEKLYGMEPEKLSNYIVLLNIYNNSGKLQEAAGVVQTLKKKGLRMFPACTWIDIKKQPYVFFSGDKWHPQTNEIYAKLDKMMQEISEHGYVLESKSFLADVDNHEEELRLHHSERLAISFGLINTVDLTPLHLVQSHRICCDCHNAIKLMSLVTKREIVIRDGSRFHRFKSGTCSCGDYW